One stretch of Anolis carolinensis isolate JA03-04 chromosome 3, rAnoCar3.1.pri, whole genome shotgun sequence DNA includes these proteins:
- the rasgef1a gene encoding ras-GEF domain-containing family member 1A isoform X4, translating to MGNKKNKKKRTRTSPETLKHQKPSKQLKIDDLFVETVSTPELNSLFTDNSFLSLDKENRNSGNNSTAYQEGVSLDLCRGDTPGTSSLITELKQPELLQQTNSTSALMQQCLLTAKTVTFIFDKLKNVANQIEQLRLSFDSFVQRNTALRESTVQADGMGPRREATDEKPCTKATRGYSLTSTKCNRILQANQIMLRIAHNNINKGRWRSFRAIRTSLGQLLHIHPQCVDLLKVEWLPQVSADKKIVMTFEQSTLPSMLMKMKLFLLKFQIAPMRVFRDLDISPLITPMHGDDMPVEVGRPSLLAPRETSGRNRPQSSPAKADSKPTQNQSTILSSATCGDQRDIDFGLDHLETVATTIGDMVEPLVGLMSTDESPQAEMDLEVGPVNVNDLLELNEEDETPTLSPIQVLVPRRDDSRPPIHDLPPREGMSVPSTSRQNNTTAEEIQQLQHLRQTRKEKRDPHNNCVFNGDIGGIVPASDTN from the coding sequence ATGGGGAataagaaaaacaagaagaaacgGACAAGGACAAGCCCAGAGAcactaaaacatcaaaaaccttCTAAACAACTCAAGATAGATGATCTATTTGTGGAAACCGTGAGTACGCCAGAATTGAACTCATTATTTACCGATAACAGCTTCTTATCCTTGgataaagaaaacagaaactcCGGTAACAACTCCACAGCATATCAAGAAGGAGTGTCCTTGGATTTGTGTAGAGGAGATACGCCTGGAACAAGCTCACTAATTACTGAGTTAAAACAACCTGAGCTGTTGCAGCAGACGAACTCCACCAGTGCATTGATGCAGCAATGTTTACTGACTGCTAAAACAGTGACATTTATTTTTGATAAACTAAAGAATGTAGCAAATCAGATTGAGCAGCTCAGACTGTCTTTTGACTCTTTTGTCCAGAGGAATACGGCCCTAAGAGAAAGCACAGTTCAGGCTGATGGCATGGGGCCCAGGAGGGAGGCAACGGACGAAAAGCCTTGCACAAAGGCAACTAGGGGCTACTCACTTACTTCTACTAAGTGTAATAGGATCCTACAAGCAAACCAGATAATGCTGCGAATTGCTCATAACAACATAAATAAGGGCAGATGGAGGTCATTCAGAGCTATTAGAACATCGTTGGGTCAGTTACTACATATACATCCCCAATGTGTTGACCTGCTTAAAGTTGAGTGGCTACCCCAAGTATCTGCAGATAAGAAAATCGTAATGACCTTTGAACAATCAACATTACCATctatgctgatgaagatgaagctcTTCCTGCTTAAATTCCAAATAGCTCCCATGAGGGTTTTCCGTGACCTGGACATCAGCCCACTGATAACTCCCATGCATGGTGATGACATGCCTGTGGAAGTGGGCAGACCCAGCCTATTAGCCCCCAGGGAGACTTCTGGCAGGAATAGGCCACAGTCCAGTCCAGCCAAGGCTGACAGCAAACCAACACAGAATCAGTCTACGATCCTGAGCAGTGCAACCTGTGGTGATCAGCGAGACATTGACTTTGGATTGGATCATCTTGAGACTGTAGCGACCACCATAGGGGACATGGTTGAGCCATTGGTGGGCTTAATGTCCACTGATGAGTCCCCACAGGCTGAGATGGACTTAGAAGTGGGCCCTGTTAATGTTAATGACCTACTGGAGCTGAATGAGGAGGACGAGACCCCCACCTTGTCTCCAATTCAGGTCTTGGTACCTAGGAGGGATGACAGCAGACCCCCTATCCATGATCTACCTCCCAGGGAAGGAATGAGTGTACCCTCAACATCAAGACAGAATAATACTACTGCTGAAGAAatacaacaactacaacatcTGCGGCAAaccagaaaggagaaaagagatccCCACAACAACTGTGTTTTCAATGGGGATATTGGTGGCATCGTACCAGCCTCAGACACGAATTGA
- the rasgef1a gene encoding ras-GEF domain-containing family member 1A isoform X1 yields the protein MELILINVYIPPLTSSYYSPDAWVQLEIIVEELTVAYTQAIIILLGDFNAKLGPSIHDLAQYGGLPHDFIKNHPKWYSRDKKINRSGISLASLILKCNLQILGGKNNNNNYNYVYPYTFHSSHTSSALDFICVSTGKANLFSQIKVLLREESDHQPVCVKFLGPSDLRPNNRNDNWIMANTEVIQNKRLAWTKVDMTAIANSLKTEDITNWNSIIQSHSADWQTVSNAFTNICGSLKEHLVTKSTPKGPYLSRAPWFDKECQLQRTKLRLAMRRAQGQHLVNPQLEMLTLRREYKKLIKTKKKNHTVSIWSGLECSAKSHNSAIFWHTVAGILKERKFTFDIPIPAEDWENYYSHLFASTEPTETQSRGKDLSIKALPLWPPVTEDEIRCIINNLKTNKAPGEDYLPAELFKTHLDWWAPLLAGLFTHINNICQIPVGWKMAIVVPVYKKGNKKDPGSYRPISLIDIVAKIYARYLLNRAECWEKEKHILVEEQAGFRQNRSTIDNCFVLNHTIAKYVSRGKQLYAAFIDLSAAFDTVNRETLWKKLTDLNMEPRLLALIKALYTNTFLKVRFGTQGAMTNSVETYKGVRQGCILAPLLFSLYVNDLPEQLKDPEVHMPKLCKTHFNILLYADDMILLSYSQVGLRRLLRRFNTYCHNNALTINKSKSKIMVFGKRHNRHRWFLDGESIEQVCTFTYLGIVFSETGSWLPHHQRSSVRARVRVNQLLKLTNHSQPGSLDPLLKVYKAKVTPMLLYGAEVWGLNQVPLLEQSQSQHLRSFLGVHRTTPAAAVRAELGVYTVDGLSKIRAYKYWIKLIAMANDRLPKLCLLEQIENQHQSSWLVHLTKYISSCGLPILYPNLLEELDPKIVAQRVLDIEGQKDIATLSKAGSLKWLSRFKHTFQTARYLKTEMPKHLRRVFTRARFEQLDTMVKHGRFNQVPYNERFCICGASEVEDIAHVLFSCELYKKERHQCLGPYIIHKTHWDPHIKISFLLAGQNPKITHKTALFLFKATQLRIAYLESIGVNCAGDADI from the coding sequence ATGGAGCTTATATTGAtaaatgtctatatcccaccactCACATCCTCCTATTACAGTCCTGATGCCTGGGTACAGCTAGAGATAATAGTGGAAGAACTAACAGTAGCGTATACCCAAGCAATAATTATTTTACTTGGAGATTTTAATGCTAAATTAGGCCCATCTATACATGATCTAGCCCAATATGGTGGCCTTCCAcatgattttattaaaaatcacccaaaatggtactcaagagacaaaaagatcaataggtctggtatAAGTCTGGCATCACTGATCTTGAAGTGCAATTTACAAATCCTAGGAggtaagaacaataacaataattataattatgtataCCCCTATACATTTCATTCTAGCCATACAAGCAGTGCCTTAGATTTTATATGTGTCTCAACAGGCAAGGCCAATCTTTTTTCACAGATCAAAGTACTTTTGAGGGAAGAAAGTGACCATCAACCAGTGTGTGTGAAATTCTTGGGCCCCTCAGATTTAAGACCAAATAATAGGAATGATAACTGGATTATGGCCAACACTGAGGTGATACAAAACAAAAGACTTGCCTGGACCAAAGTAGACATGACAGCAATAGCCAATAGCCTCAAAACAGAGGATATTACAAACTGGAACTCAATAATTCAGTCACACTCAGCAGATTGGCAGACAGTCTCTAATGCATTTACAAATATCTGTGGTAGTCTAAAGGAACATCTTGTCACAAAATCCACTCCTAAAGGTCCTTACTTGAGCAGAGCGCCCTGGTTTGACAAAGAATGCCAACTTCAGAGAACAAAGCTGAGATTGGCAATGAGACGTGCTCAGGGACAACATCTTGTAAATCCTCAATTAGAAATGTTAACCCTGAGACGAGAATATAAGaaacttataaaaacaaaaaagaaaaatcatacagTCTCGATCTGGTCAGGGCTTGAGTGCTCAGCTAAGAGTCACAACTCAGCTATCTTTTGGCACACAGTAGCTGgaattttgaaggaaaggaaatttacaTTTGACATACCTATTCCTGCAGAGGACTGGGAAAATTACTACTCCCATCTGTTTGCCTCCACAGAACCTACAGAGACACAGTCACGAGGTAAAGATCTATCAATAAAAGCCCTGCCCCTTTGGCCACCAGTAACAGAAGATGAGATCAGATGTATTATAAATAATTTGAAGACCAATAAAGCCCCAGGGGAAGATTATTTACCCGCTGagctatttaaaacacatctggattGGTGGGCCCCCCTGTTAGCAGGCTTATTTACACACATAAATAACATCTGCCAGATTCCAGTTGGATGGAAGATGGCTATAGTTGTCCCGGTttacaaaaaagggaacaaaaaagaccctggttcctacaggccaattagcctaattgatattgtggccaagatatatgccagatatctcctgaacagagctgaatgctgggaaaaagaaaaacatatcctcGTTGAAGAACAGGCTGGTTTCAGGCAGAATAGATCAACTATTgataattgctttgttttaaatcatacaattgcaaaatatgtCAGCAGAGGGAAACAACTGTATGCTGCTTTTATAGATCTTAGTGCAGCATTTGATACTGTAAATAGAGAGACGTTATGGAAAAAATTAACTGATCTCAATATGGAACCCAGACTGCTGGCACTAATCAAAGCACTTTACACAAACACCTTCCTGAAAGTGCGATTCGGGACGCAAGGAGCCATGACAAACAGTGTAGAAACATACAAAGGGGTTAGACAAGGATGTATATTAGCACCACTGTTATTTAGCTTATACGTAAATGATCTCCCCGAAcagctgaaggacccagaggtacatatgcctaagttgtgtaaaacacactttaacatcctactatatgccgatgatatgattttattatcataCTCGCAAGTCGGGCTACGTAGGCTGCTGAGAAGATTTAACACTTATTGTCATAACAACGCTCTAACtattaataaatcaaagtcaaaaataatggtatttggcaaacgacataacagacatagatggttcctggatggtgaatcaatagagcaagtttgcactttcacgtacctgggaattgttttttctgagaccggctcttggctaccacatcatcaaagaagctcagtcagggcaagagtacgtgtaaaccaactgcttaaattaacaaatcacagccaaccaggatctttagacccacttcttaaagtgtataaagcgaaggttacccccatgcttttatatggagctgaagtttggggtctaaaccaggtaccattattagagcaatcacaatcacagcacctgcgaagttttctaggagtacacaggacgaccccagctgctgcagtaagagcggaactgggagtatacacagttgatggcttatctaaaatcagggcctacaagtactggataaaattgattgccatggcaaatgatagactgccaaaactgtgcctgttagagcagatagaaaatcaacatcagtcctcttggctagttcatctgacaaaatacattagtagttgtggacttccgattctgtatccaaatctcttagaagaactagacccaaaaatagtggctcaacgagtactggatatagaaggccaaaaagacattgctaccctgagtaaagctggctcattgaaatggttaagccgttttaaacatactttccaaacagccaggtatctaaagacagaaatgcctaaacacctcaggagggtatttaccagagcccgttttgagcagctggatacgatggtcaaacacggaaggtttaatcaagttccatacaacgaacgattttgtatttgtggagcatcagaggtggaggatatcgcacatgttttgttcagctgtgaattgtataagaaagagagacaccaatgcctcggaccatacattattcacaaaacacactgggacccacatattaaaatttcatttttgttggccggccagaatcctaaaataacacacaaaacagcccttttcctattcaaagccacacaactgagaattgcatatctggaatcaattggggtaaactgtgcaggtgatgcagatatttga